A region from the Sphingomonas brevis genome encodes:
- a CDS encoding M20/M25/M40 family metallo-hydrolase, protein MAMLAWTGQAHGSDLKADVQAWRSAHERQIINHLTELTAIPSVAARPDGLAKMATRLEAELKARGFAARLLPGPAGSPPAVFGSLDTAGAKRTVVFYAHYDGQPVDPATWRTDPFDPVMKAGPGAQAATIDWQGRAPPYDPEWRLFGRAASDDKSSIVAFLAAFDALRAKGQKPAINIKVFWEGEEELNSPGLRSTLETNRDLLKADLWLIGDGPLHQSRSPTLYFGARGNVDVEATVYGPSRPLHSGHYGNWAPNPAMLAVELISELRDPDGRILIPDFSADVRAASPAERAAIDHLPSVEEELREEYSLGRTEGTEGLAASTMRPALNIVGLRAGDGARAIPSQAMVSMDFRLVPDQTPERVKDQVEAYLTSKGWKVIHGDPDAATRRANGKLVKLDWRGGYPALRTPMDAPFAKAVIATVGDAAGRRPAVLPTMGGSVPIYLFSDVLKAPIVVLPIANHDNNQHAPNENARIQNLWDGIVTYAYLMTRLDW, encoded by the coding sequence ATGGCAATGCTGGCGTGGACAGGTCAGGCTCATGGTTCCGACCTGAAAGCCGATGTCCAGGCGTGGCGATCCGCCCATGAGCGACAGATTATCAACCACCTCACCGAGTTGACCGCGATCCCGAGTGTCGCTGCCCGACCTGACGGGCTTGCGAAGATGGCAACGAGGCTGGAAGCTGAACTGAAGGCTCGCGGCTTCGCGGCGCGGCTCCTGCCGGGACCGGCCGGGTCGCCGCCAGCGGTGTTCGGCAGCTTGGATACGGCCGGCGCGAAACGCACCGTTGTCTTCTACGCCCATTATGATGGACAGCCGGTGGACCCTGCAACGTGGCGCACGGACCCTTTCGATCCAGTCATGAAGGCGGGGCCCGGCGCTCAGGCAGCGACGATTGACTGGCAAGGCAGGGCGCCGCCCTACGATCCGGAATGGCGCCTGTTCGGTCGCGCGGCCAGCGACGACAAATCGTCGATCGTCGCCTTTCTCGCGGCATTCGATGCGCTTCGCGCGAAAGGGCAAAAGCCGGCCATCAACATCAAGGTCTTCTGGGAGGGCGAAGAGGAACTAAACTCGCCGGGGTTGCGGTCAACGCTCGAGACCAACCGCGATTTGCTCAAGGCCGATCTCTGGTTGATTGGCGACGGCCCGCTCCACCAATCGAGATCGCCCACGCTCTATTTCGGCGCGCGCGGGAATGTTGATGTAGAGGCGACGGTCTACGGTCCGTCACGGCCGCTACACAGTGGACATTATGGAAACTGGGCGCCCAATCCGGCGATGCTCGCGGTCGAGCTGATTTCGGAACTTCGCGATCCGGATGGCCGAATTCTCATTCCCGACTTCAGTGCGGACGTGCGTGCGGCAAGCCCTGCCGAGCGGGCGGCGATCGATCATCTGCCATCGGTCGAGGAGGAATTGCGCGAGGAATATTCCCTTGGCCGGACCGAAGGCACCGAGGGGCTCGCCGCAAGCACCATGCGACCGGCGCTCAACATAGTCGGCCTTCGCGCCGGTGATGGCGCGCGGGCAATACCCTCCCAGGCCATGGTCTCAATGGATTTCAGGCTGGTGCCCGATCAGACGCCTGAGCGGGTGAAGGACCAAGTCGAGGCCTATCTGACGTCCAAGGGATGGAAGGTCATCCACGGCGACCCTGATGCCGCGACCCGGCGAGCCAATGGAAAGCTGGTCAAGCTCGATTGGCGTGGAGGTTATCCCGCCCTTCGCACGCCCATGGACGCCCCTTTTGCCAAGGCAGTGATCGCGACGGTCGGCGACGCCGCGGGCCGGCGCCCCGCCGTTCTTCCGACGATGGGCGGCAGCGTTCCAATCTATCTATTCTCTGATGTGCTGAAAGCGCCGATCGTCGTGCTACCCATCGCCAACCACGACAATAATCAGCACGCGCCCAACGAGAATGCGCGCATTCAGAATCTTTGGGATGGGATCGTCACCTACGCTTATCTGATGACCAGGCTCGACTGGTAG
- a CDS encoding TIR domain-containing protein → MSDVFVSYKAEDRVRVSPLVEALEAEGLSVWWDAHIGGGDEWRDSIQQQLDQSKCVIVVWSRRSIGPKGHFVRDEATRAQRRHAYLPVRIDKVDPPLGFGEIQAIPIVRWKGDRSDPRYQAVLAAVRAIVSGAPRPNHVHFESPGVSRRAIVAGGAAATVVAVAAGWFVLKPSAARAHSIAVLPFANLSGDPGQAYFSDGMAEELRNALSRIAGLTVVARTSSEMLRDADAKIAARKLGVANILTGSVRKSPSTIRVNAQLIDGDNGMERWSDSFDRPLGDVLQIQTGIAESVAQALSIRLAGDDRAVLEIGGTRNPDAQDLYFRSSPERLNDTEAGANESLRLLNEAIALDPNFAKAYARRGEVLRVKANVHALTAAEGKRENREALASVNRAIAIAPELAEGYAARANILREQLNLGGALADLKKADALPGDDVAVLRAYANLLGQSRRHDEALRMAERATSLDPLNPLSLEVQAYALYRARRFTEAAAVARRSLQIAPGRQTARRVLANALLWLKRDAEAAAEYRKLEPDHYYRLLGEAVLAIRAGDRGGALERLGRMQRLYGDSTLYQYGEVYAQLGDVDQAFKALQAALQTRDPGLAGMRVDPFLDPIRRDPRFREIEFKLNFPS, encoded by the coding sequence ATGTCGGACGTTTTTGTCTCGTACAAGGCCGAGGACCGGGTCCGGGTATCCCCACTTGTGGAGGCGCTCGAGGCTGAGGGACTGTCAGTCTGGTGGGATGCTCATATCGGCGGCGGTGACGAGTGGCGGGACTCGATCCAGCAGCAGCTGGATCAGTCGAAATGCGTGATCGTCGTCTGGAGCAGGCGCTCAATCGGACCAAAAGGTCATTTTGTCCGCGACGAGGCTACGCGGGCGCAGCGCCGCCACGCCTATCTGCCGGTCCGGATCGACAAAGTAGACCCGCCTCTGGGCTTTGGCGAAATTCAGGCGATCCCGATCGTCCGCTGGAAAGGAGATCGCTCCGATCCGCGGTATCAGGCGGTCCTGGCGGCTGTGCGCGCGATCGTTTCGGGTGCTCCCAGGCCGAATCATGTGCATTTCGAAAGTCCGGGTGTCAGCCGTCGCGCCATAGTGGCCGGCGGGGCAGCTGCAACCGTGGTTGCCGTTGCCGCCGGCTGGTTCGTGCTGAAGCCGTCCGCGGCGCGCGCCCATAGCATTGCGGTCCTTCCATTCGCCAATTTGAGCGGAGATCCCGGCCAGGCCTATTTTTCGGATGGAATGGCGGAGGAGCTGCGCAATGCCCTATCCCGCATAGCGGGCCTCACCGTCGTCGCCCGCACATCATCGGAAATGCTTCGCGATGCCGACGCCAAAATCGCGGCGCGCAAGCTCGGGGTCGCCAATATCCTGACAGGAAGCGTCCGAAAGTCGCCATCAACCATTCGCGTCAACGCCCAGTTGATTGACGGCGATAACGGTATGGAGCGCTGGTCGGACAGCTTCGATCGGCCCTTGGGCGACGTCCTGCAAATCCAGACCGGCATCGCGGAAAGCGTCGCTCAGGCGCTCAGCATCAGGTTGGCGGGCGACGACCGTGCCGTCCTGGAAATCGGCGGCACTCGAAATCCGGACGCGCAGGATTTGTATTTCCGATCAAGTCCAGAACGTCTCAACGACACGGAAGCCGGCGCGAATGAGTCGCTGCGCCTCCTCAACGAGGCAATCGCACTGGATCCCAATTTTGCCAAAGCATACGCCCGAAGGGGGGAGGTGCTTAGAGTCAAAGCGAACGTCCATGCGCTAACCGCAGCGGAAGGGAAGCGGGAAAACAGGGAGGCGCTGGCATCGGTGAACCGCGCGATCGCCATCGCTCCGGAGCTGGCGGAAGGATATGCCGCGCGAGCCAACATCCTGCGAGAGCAACTCAATCTTGGCGGCGCCCTCGCCGATCTTAAGAAGGCGGATGCGCTTCCGGGCGATGATGTTGCTGTCCTGCGCGCTTATGCGAACCTGCTCGGCCAGTCTCGCCGGCACGACGAAGCGCTTAGGATGGCGGAGAGGGCGACAAGTCTGGACCCGCTAAATCCCCTTTCGCTTGAGGTGCAGGCCTACGCCCTTTATCGCGCTCGTCGCTTCACCGAGGCGGCCGCAGTTGCGCGCCGATCGCTGCAGATCGCCCCCGGTCGCCAGACAGCCCGCCGCGTCCTCGCAAATGCGCTTTTGTGGTTGAAAAGGGATGCTGAGGCCGCGGCCGAGTATCGAAAGCTGGAGCCGGACCATTATTACCGACTCCTTGGCGAAGCCGTCCTCGCCATTCGAGCCGGAGATCGTGGGGGCGCGCTGGAGCGCTTGGGTCGCATGCAAAGGCTCTACGGAGATTCTACGCTCTATCAGTATGGAGAAGTTTACGCCCAGCTCGGCGATGTCGATCAAGCGTTCAAGGCGCTGCAAGCGGCGCTGCAAACACGGGACCCGGGACTGGCCGGCATGAGAGTCGACCCATTCCTTGACCCGATCCGGCGCGACCCACGCTTCAGGGAAATCGAGTTCAAGCTTAACTTTCCCAGTTGA